A window of Panicum virgatum strain AP13 chromosome 8K, P.virgatum_v5, whole genome shotgun sequence contains these coding sequences:
- the LOC120645367 gene encoding zinc finger MYM-type protein 1-like: protein MSPLLPTTRVHIEKWLIGIKTKLRLSRMHMIKVQKNCKMISHHIQKDITKACAEEVMSIIMDEIGDKKFSVLIDESRDVSIKEQMAVILRYVNDEGKVMERLLGLQHVERCTAAALKEGLVNMLDSHKLPISRLRGQGYDGASNMRGEFNGVQKLIRDENPYAFYVHCFAHQLQLVVVTVATSTPAIADFFNYVSLIVNTVGASCLRKDALLAKHHDVLLEKLESGEINTGKGLNQECSLARPGDTRWGSHLKTLLRILVMWEPVIDILEIVRKDYVKPTSNGGAFGLIGKMESFDFVFIMHLMIQLLSITDCLSRALQRKDQDIVEAMHLIIDVKEQLQDMRDNGWDPLFKRVKEFCDKNEIEVPDMDKEINARGISARRKLKMPFCPR, encoded by the exons GTATAAAGACAAAGTTGAGATTGTCAAGGATGCATATGATAAAGGtgcaaaaaaattgcaaaatgaTATCTCATCATATACAGAAGGACATAACAAAAGCATGTGCAGAGGAAGTCATGTCAATAATTATGGATGAGATTGGAGATAAAAAATTCTCTGTGTTGATTGATGAGTCCCGAGATGTATCAATAAAAGAACAGATGGCTGTAATTCTGAG gtatgtgaatgatgaagggaAGGTGATGGAGAGGCTTCTTGGACTTCAGCATGTTGAGAGATGTACAGCTGCTGCATTGAAAGAAGGTTTGGTCAATATGCTTGACAGTCATAAGCTACCAATCTCTAGGCTTCGTGGGCAAGGATATGATGGAGCTTCCAATATGAGAGGTGAATTTAATggtgtgcaaaaattgattcgAGATGAAAATCCTTATGCTTTCTATGTGCATTGTTTTGCCCATCAATTGCAATTAGTGGTTGTTACAGTTGCAACTTCTACTCCAGCCATTGCAGATTTCTTTAACTATGTTTCTCTAATAGTTAACACTGTCGGTGCATCTTGTTTGAGAAAGGATGCTTTGCTTGCAAAGCATCATGACGTGTTGTTGGAGAAGTTGGAGAGTGGGGAGATCAACACTGGAAAAGGTTTGAACCAAGAATGTAGTCTAGCAAGGCCCGGAGATACTAGATGGGGTTCACATCTTAAAACTTTACTTCGTATTTTGGTGATGTGGGAACCTGTCATAGACATTCTTGAGATAGTAAGGAAAGATTATGTTAAACCAACAAGTAATGGGGGAGCATTTGGTTTAATTGGTAAAATGGAGAGCTTTGATTTTGTGTTCATAATGCATTTAATGATACAATTGTTGAGCATCACAGATTGTCTGTCACGTGCTTTGCAAAGGAAGGACCAAGACATTGTTGAGGCAATGCATTTGATCATAGATGTGAAAGAGCAGTTGCAGGATATGAGGGATAATGGATGGGATCCATTATTCAAAAGAGTGAAAGAATTTTGTGATAAGAATGAGATTGAAGTGCCAGATATGGACAAGGAAATAAATGCTAGAGGGATATCTGCACGTAGAAAGTTAAAG ATGCCATTTTGTCCAAGATGA